A single window of Polaribacter sp. SA4-10 DNA harbors:
- a CDS encoding DUF2130 domain-containing protein, producing the protein MKDNTVKCPNCKEVFKVDDSVYTDIVKQVRDQQFQDELTNRLETANNEKKSALQLKEAELKNAFQQQLAAKESEINALKFKSKSDLVDEVSKKDAKIQELQSKINQGEAEKKLELSNAVRDLERKKDQLENDVKAKDTERELLEKSLQADFKRELEHVAKDLQLKDEEIERLNDYKQKLSTKMSGETLELHCENEFNKLRATAFQNAYFEKDNDASSGTKGDYIYKEADQNDNEIISIMFEMKSENDLTVSKKKNEDFFAKLDKDRTAKGCEYAVLVSILEADNAFYNTGIVDVSYKYPKMYVIRPQFFIPMITLLRNAGMKSLEYKAELSIMKNQNIDITNFEDKIDDFKTGFARNYDLASRQFKTAMDEIDKTIDHLQKTKDALLASVNNLRLANNKADDLTIKKLTHSNPTMKAKFDGL; encoded by the coding sequence ATGAAAGACAATACTGTAAAATGCCCCAATTGTAAAGAAGTTTTTAAAGTAGACGATTCTGTATATACAGACATTGTAAAACAAGTGCGTGACCAGCAATTTCAGGATGAGTTAACGAATCGTTTAGAAACTGCAAACAATGAGAAAAAATCAGCATTGCAATTAAAAGAAGCTGAATTAAAAAATGCGTTTCAACAACAATTAGCAGCTAAAGAGAGCGAGATAAATGCCTTAAAATTCAAAAGTAAATCAGACTTGGTTGATGAGGTTTCTAAAAAAGACGCAAAGATTCAAGAGTTACAATCTAAAATCAATCAAGGAGAAGCAGAAAAGAAACTAGAACTTTCTAATGCAGTCCGAGATCTCGAAAGAAAAAAAGATCAGTTGGAAAACGATGTAAAAGCAAAAGATACGGAAAGAGAATTGTTAGAAAAATCCTTGCAAGCAGATTTTAAAAGAGAATTAGAGCACGTAGCAAAAGATTTGCAATTAAAAGATGAAGAAATTGAACGTCTAAATGATTACAAGCAAAAACTATCTACCAAAATGTCTGGTGAAACTTTAGAGTTGCATTGCGAAAATGAGTTTAATAAACTTAGAGCAACGGCATTCCAAAATGCCTATTTTGAGAAAGACAATGATGCTTCTAGTGGTACAAAAGGCGATTATATTTACAAAGAAGCCGATCAAAATGATAACGAAATCATTTCAATAATGTTTGAGATGAAAAGTGAAAATGACCTAACCGTATCTAAAAAGAAGAATGAAGATTTCTTTGCAAAACTAGATAAAGACCGCACAGCCAAAGGTTGTGAGTATGCTGTGTTAGTATCTATATTAGAAGCAGATAATGCCTTTTACAATACTGGTATTGTAGATGTTTCCTACAAATACCCAAAAATGTATGTAATTCGTCCACAATTTTTCATCCCAATGATTACCTTGTTGCGAAATGCAGGAATGAAGTCTTTAGAGTATAAGGCAGAATTGAGCATCATGAAAAATCAAAATATAGACATTACCAATTTTGAAGATAAGATTGATGATTTTAAAACTGGGTTTGCCCGTAATTATGATTTAGCAAGCCGCCAGTTTAAAACGGCTATGGATGAGATAGATAAAACAATAGATCACTTACAAAAAACGAAAGACGCTTTATTGGCTTCAGTTAATAATTTACGTTTAGCGAACAATAAAGCAGACGATTTAACGATTAAAAAATTAACGCATAGCAACCCAACGATGAAAGCGAAGTTTGATGGGCTTTAG
- a CDS encoding YafY family protein produces the protein MANSKHAHIRYNFLDYCFRNKSFTFNELLSFLNEKIAELYPGEGISIRTLRDDIKVFRDKNNGFSAPLPENIRILRYTDTNFSIAQKPLLGYEQYLITAAQQLLERFENHPKYNKLSEALIKFQDDEEENDISKTLFYDSNEEYKGIKHLKPLYLAIKKKQVLQITFKGFQDDIATTFQFHPHILKQYNNRWFVFGLNKTNEIKEWSIPLDERLIKFEVIEDAAYIETKVDWETFFRIMVGVVRPKDAEIVKVVLRFYNGRENYFKTKPFQPDYEEYFEEDKQDQVWFETIINKELVQQLLSYGQDIEVLGPRVLKEQMLEQANTMNKYYLK, from the coding sequence ATGGCAAACAGTAAGCATGCACATATAAGATATAATTTTCTAGACTATTGTTTCCGCAATAAATCTTTTACATTTAACGAGCTATTAAGTTTTTTAAATGAGAAGATTGCAGAACTATATCCAGGAGAAGGCATCTCTATTAGAACATTAAGAGACGATATAAAAGTTTTCAGAGATAAAAACAATGGATTCTCTGCACCACTTCCAGAAAATATTCGAATTCTAAGATATACAGATACTAATTTTTCAATTGCACAAAAACCGTTATTGGGGTATGAGCAGTATTTAATTACTGCTGCGCAACAATTATTAGAAAGGTTTGAAAATCATCCAAAATACAACAAACTTTCAGAAGCTTTAATAAAATTTCAAGATGATGAGGAAGAAAATGACATTTCTAAAACCTTATTTTACGACAGTAATGAAGAGTATAAAGGAATTAAGCATTTAAAACCTTTATATCTTGCTATTAAAAAGAAACAAGTATTACAAATAACTTTTAAGGGTTTTCAAGATGATATTGCTACTACTTTTCAATTCCATCCACATATCTTAAAGCAATATAATAATAGGTGGTTTGTTTTTGGATTGAATAAAACCAACGAAATTAAAGAATGGAGCATCCCTTTAGATGAAAGACTAATAAAGTTTGAGGTAATTGAAGATGCAGCTTATATAGAGACAAAAGTCGATTGGGAAACTTTTTTCAGAATCATGGTAGGTGTGGTAAGACCTAAGGATGCTGAAATAGTAAAAGTAGTTTTACGTTTTTATAATGGTAGAGAAAACTATTTTAAAACAAAACCGTTTCAGCCAGATTATGAGGAGTATTTTGAGGAAGATAAACAAGATCAAGTTTGGTTTGAAACAATTATCAATAAAGAATTGGTGCAACAGTTACTATCTTATGGTCAAGACATAGAGGTACTGGGGCCAAGAGTTTTAAAAGAGCAAATGTTAGAACAAGCAAATACAATGAATAAATATTATTTGAAATAA
- a CDS encoding site-specific integrase: protein MKLNYSEPKIFTGGIDITSWSKLPAKEKKIALSKSWYIYYSFRNPATGKLVRQTSIKAGANLYKDKKSRYYILTQLKESLVYVLSKGFNPYEDNSSLDQFIEQLLSDKESDTKTKKKATVNPSFVTVKSKKEQLPFCSIKESFDLALKTKSKVLNPISYQNFSSRINRFSKWLVLEKIELKNDISTINKKLVIQYLNTVLQATSPRNRNNTRTDISSLFQTLEDNEMIQDNIIKKINVLKSVPERNKTYTTSEQNNIFKYLKERDTILFLFVQFVSFNYLRPVEVCRLKVRDIDLIDKKIYVRAKNKPVKIKIIPNILIEQLPDISKLNKDDFLFTPDKIGGIWDTKENNKRDYFTKQFKKVKDHFGLGKDYGLYSFRHTFITKLYKEMAKTATPFEVKSKLKLITGHRTMDALELYLRDIDAVLPEDYSKLLK, encoded by the coding sequence ATGAAATTGAATTATTCAGAACCAAAAATATTTACTGGAGGTATTGATATTACTTCTTGGTCTAAATTACCTGCCAAAGAAAAAAAAATAGCATTATCCAAAAGTTGGTACATTTATTATTCATTTAGAAACCCAGCTACAGGGAAATTAGTAAGACAAACAAGTATTAAAGCTGGAGCCAACCTTTATAAAGACAAAAAAAGTAGGTATTATATATTGACTCAATTAAAAGAGAGTTTGGTGTATGTTTTATCAAAAGGTTTTAACCCTTATGAAGATAATTCTTCCTTAGATCAATTTATTGAGCAACTTCTTTCAGATAAAGAAAGTGATACAAAAACCAAAAAAAAAGCTACTGTAAATCCTTCATTTGTTACAGTTAAAAGTAAAAAAGAACAACTCCCCTTCTGCTCTATTAAAGAGTCTTTTGACTTAGCTCTAAAAACAAAGTCAAAAGTTTTAAATCCAATTTCTTATCAAAACTTTAGCAGTCGAATTAATAGATTTAGTAAATGGTTAGTTTTAGAGAAAATTGAATTAAAAAATGACATTTCAACAATAAACAAGAAACTTGTAATACAATATTTGAATACTGTATTACAAGCTACTAGCCCTCGAAATAGAAATAATACACGAACAGATATCAGTTCATTATTTCAAACATTAGAGGATAATGAAATGATACAAGATAACATTATAAAAAAGATAAATGTCTTAAAATCTGTACCAGAAAGAAATAAAACATATACTACCAGTGAACAAAATAATATTTTTAAATACTTAAAAGAGCGTGATACAATTTTGTTTTTATTTGTTCAATTTGTATCATTTAATTATTTAAGACCTGTTGAAGTTTGTCGTCTTAAAGTTAGGGATATCGATTTAATAGATAAAAAAATATATGTGAGAGCTAAAAACAAACCTGTTAAAATTAAAATAATCCCTAACATATTAATTGAGCAACTTCCTGACATTTCAAAACTAAATAAAGATGATTTTTTATTTACACCTGATAAAATTGGAGGTATATGGGATACAAAAGAAAATAATAAAAGAGATTACTTTACAAAACAGTTTAAGAAAGTAAAAGACCATTTTGGTTTAGGTAAAGATTATGGCTTATATAGTTTTAGACACACATTTATTACCAAATTATATAAGGAAATGGCAAAAACAGCAACTCCTTTTGAAGTAAAAAGTAAATTAAAATTAATCACAGGTCACAGAACAATGGATGCACTAGAATTATATCTACGTGATATTGATGCAGTATTACCTGAAGATTATTCAAAACTATTAAAGTAA
- a CDS encoding AAA family ATPase has product MFQNKIDVITKDLADNQKLLENKNQESSCLVVKKANTWIEEAKNRPIPNMLFNELWYEKEVCILFADTNLGKSILAVQIADSISRGIAIPGFKLESKPKKVLYLDFELSDKQFENRCSEEYQNHYQFSANFLRAEINTELEIPKEYKGIEDYLCATLDVIIKNDDVSVLIIDNLTFLSSENEKAKDALVLMKTLKKLSKLENLSILVLAHTPKRDESKPISINDLAGSKMLMNFCDSSFAIGTSSQETSLRYIKQIKQRNTEHLYHTDNVIICSVEKDTNFLEFQFIEFGFEKDHLKTYDTSDLEKRDEQMKLFISEGLSNVKIADRLNLSEGAIRKRRKTIGL; this is encoded by the coding sequence ATGTTTCAAAATAAAATCGATGTCATAACTAAAGATTTAGCAGACAATCAAAAACTACTCGAAAACAAAAATCAAGAGAGTAGTTGTTTGGTTGTAAAAAAAGCCAATACTTGGATTGAAGAAGCTAAAAACAGACCCATTCCTAATATGTTATTTAATGAATTGTGGTATGAAAAAGAAGTTTGTATTCTCTTTGCTGATACAAACTTAGGTAAGTCAATTTTAGCGGTCCAAATTGCAGATAGTATTAGTAGAGGAATTGCTATTCCAGGCTTTAAACTAGAAAGTAAACCTAAAAAAGTATTGTATTTAGATTTTGAGTTGTCTGATAAACAATTTGAAAACCGTTGCTCAGAAGAATATCAAAACCATTATCAATTTAGTGCTAACTTTTTAAGAGCTGAAATTAATACTGAGCTTGAAATTCCTAAAGAGTATAAAGGTATTGAAGATTATTTATGTGCTACACTAGATGTAATTATTAAAAATGATGATGTCTCAGTTTTAATAATTGATAATCTTACTTTTTTAAGCAGTGAAAATGAGAAGGCAAAAGATGCTTTAGTATTAATGAAAACTCTTAAAAAATTATCAAAATTAGAGAATTTATCAATACTTGTATTGGCTCATACACCTAAAAGAGATGAATCTAAACCTATTAGTATAAATGATTTAGCAGGAAGTAAAATGTTAATGAACTTTTGTGATAGTTCATTTGCAATTGGCACCAGTTCTCAAGAAACATCATTGAGATACATAAAACAAATTAAGCAACGTAACACAGAGCATTTATACCATACTGATAATGTAATAATATGCAGTGTTGAAAAGGATACTAACTTTTTAGAGTTTCAGTTTATAGAGTTTGGGTTTGAGAAGGATCATCTTAAAACTTATGACACTTCAGATTTAGAAAAAAGAGATGAGCAAATGAAACTATTTATTTCAGAAGGTTTGTCTAATGTAAAGATTGCTGATAGATTAAACTTGTCAGAAGGAGCTATAAGAAAAAGAAGAAAAACCATAGGTCTTTAA
- a CDS encoding DUF6371 domain-containing protein, producing MNHKYKYSLDKTSRKFICPNCNKKTFVKFIDNDTEHHLNDADGRCDRESKCGYFKKPDNNFIATTSNNCITDVIQPTYHKPTILQEFCNTKQQNNFVTYLLQHFDRKDVIQAINRYHIGTTNYWHGATVFWQIDAKNVIRGGKIMQYNCDTGKRVQVPFKHVSWIHKQFKLDNFVLQQCLFGLHNLTHVIRKGDIVCIVESEKTAIIMSIVLPNFLWLANGSKTGFKEKMLQPIKEYKIVAYPDKTEYHNWCKIANSLIRQGYKIECSNLTENIDLEDGGDLVDFLYNN from the coding sequence ATGAATCATAAATACAAATACAGTTTAGATAAAACCAGTAGAAAATTTATTTGTCCTAATTGCAATAAGAAAACTTTTGTGAAATTTATTGATAATGATACAGAACATCATTTAAATGATGCCGATGGCAGATGTGATAGAGAAAGTAAATGTGGCTATTTTAAAAAACCAGACAACAATTTTATTGCAACTACAAGCAATAATTGTATCACAGATGTAATACAACCTACATATCACAAACCAACAATACTGCAAGAGTTTTGTAACACAAAGCAACAAAATAATTTTGTAACCTATTTATTACAACATTTTGATAGAAAAGACGTGATACAAGCAATAAATAGGTATCACATTGGCACAACAAACTATTGGCATGGAGCAACAGTATTTTGGCAAATAGACGCAAAAAATGTAATACGAGGTGGTAAGATAATGCAATACAATTGTGATACAGGAAAAAGGGTACAAGTACCTTTCAAGCATGTAAGTTGGATACACAAACAATTCAAATTAGACAATTTTGTATTACAACAATGCCTTTTTGGGTTACATAATTTGACTCACGTTATTAGAAAAGGAGATATAGTTTGTATCGTCGAATCCGAAAAAACTGCAATAATAATGAGCATTGTATTACCAAATTTTCTTTGGCTAGCTAATGGTAGTAAAACTGGTTTTAAAGAGAAAATGTTACAACCGATAAAAGAGTATAAAATTGTAGCTTATCCAGATAAAACAGAATATCATAATTGGTGTAAAATTGCAAATTCATTAATTAGACAAGGTTATAAAATTGAATGTAGTAATTTAACAGAAAATATAGATCTTGAAGATGGAGGTGATTTAGTAGATTTTTTATACAATAATTAG
- a CDS encoding TonB-dependent receptor, producing MIKNISLILLIMYNCLSALSQVTGKIVDKTNFALEYATAAIYNQETNELVTGVITDINGVFVFDNLKKGTYYLEASFIGYEVKTIQGIAVVSTNKTTDLGILRLTLGNTLNELVIQGERATVINKIDRQVFDADKFKNAQGGSGIDVIRNLPSVSIDGQGEINVRGSSGFVVLLNGKPVQGNASTLMAQLPANAIARVEVITAPSAKYDPEGKAGILNIITKKGAVDGAFGQINFKGGFPSIETYGNDKVHQRYGIDATYNIRNDQWNVSLGANYQRNDLGGRREGDVFTIIDDVKTQFPSTGERSFDEINYSGRFNIDFTPGSTNVFSFGLFAGKRSKDRLADIVYFDNHAVFPAESDNRLYTFQYFNHNLRERKSDFALGSFDYEHTFSNNSKLSTSFLYEYTLLGGPTVNQNFGFPDNSILYQDEFNTNENPLHGVRLQIDYTFKPFKSGVLDAGYQYRNLDHTGDFVYERRTDFNDDFELVPEFSSEVNLKRNIHAFYGQFSGKNGKWDYTAGARVEVMDRTLELKDKANTIDETFKFDFTKLYPSASVQYSINEKTNIKAAYSKRVERTSTFQMNPFPEREHSETLEQGDPELRPEFIDLVELSINKKLKRGNSIFATGYYRNVKNVVNRVNTIFNDTILNRIYSNVGDAKTIGLELGAQLKPTKNWSNFIGTNIYSYQIDGEFDNRPINAKATVYSINLNSTYSFWENASLQFTFNYLSERITAQGEDSRFYSPNLTFQKSFLESRLTATLQWQNIDLGMLNTNEQRITTFRTNEFFTTTNYIYEVDMVFLNLSYTFKNGKNKSKFIDSEFSKREF from the coding sequence ATGATAAAAAATATTTCATTAATTTTATTAATAATGTATAACTGTTTAAGTGCTTTATCACAAGTAACAGGGAAAATTGTTGACAAAACAAATTTTGCATTAGAATATGCTACTGCTGCTATTTACAATCAAGAAACCAATGAGTTGGTAACTGGAGTTATAACTGATATTAACGGTGTTTTCGTTTTTGATAATTTAAAAAAAGGAACATATTACCTTGAAGCTTCTTTTATTGGTTACGAAGTTAAAACAATTCAAGGTATTGCAGTTGTTAGCACAAATAAAACAACAGACTTGGGTATATTAAGATTAACATTAGGTAATACATTAAATGAACTTGTAATACAAGGAGAACGCGCTACAGTTATAAATAAAATAGACCGCCAAGTTTTTGATGCTGACAAGTTTAAAAACGCTCAAGGAGGTTCAGGTATCGATGTTATTCGAAATTTGCCATCCGTAAGTATTGATGGTCAAGGCGAAATTAACGTAAGAGGTAGTTCTGGTTTTGTGGTATTACTTAATGGAAAACCAGTACAAGGAAATGCCAGTACATTAATGGCACAACTACCCGCAAATGCGATAGCGCGTGTAGAGGTAATTACGGCGCCATCAGCAAAATACGACCCAGAGGGAAAAGCAGGGATTTTGAATATTATAACGAAAAAAGGAGCTGTAGATGGTGCTTTTGGACAAATAAACTTCAAAGGAGGTTTCCCTTCTATTGAAACTTATGGTAACGATAAAGTTCATCAACGTTATGGAATAGACGCTACATACAATATTAGAAATGATCAATGGAATGTATCATTAGGTGCAAATTACCAACGTAATGATTTAGGTGGTAGGCGAGAAGGAGATGTCTTTACCATAATAGATGACGTAAAAACACAGTTTCCATCAACTGGCGAGCGTAGTTTTGATGAAATTAACTATAGTGGTCGTTTTAATATCGACTTTACACCAGGTTCTACCAATGTATTTTCGTTTGGGCTTTTTGCAGGTAAACGTAGTAAGGATAGGTTGGCAGATATCGTTTATTTTGACAATCACGCTGTTTTCCCTGCAGAAAGTGATAATAGGCTTTATACGTTTCAATATTTTAACCATAACCTAAGAGAAAGAAAAAGTGATTTTGCGCTAGGAAGTTTTGATTATGAGCACACTTTTTCAAATAACTCAAAGCTATCTACATCATTTTTGTATGAGTACACACTTTTAGGTGGTCCCACAGTAAATCAAAACTTTGGGTTTCCCGATAATTCAATACTTTATCAAGATGAATTCAATACAAATGAAAACCCTTTGCACGGCGTTCGTTTACAGATAGATTATACTTTCAAGCCATTTAAATCAGGCGTATTAGATGCAGGTTATCAATATAGGAATTTAGACCATACTGGCGATTTTGTGTATGAAAGACGAACCGATTTTAATGATGATTTTGAATTAGTGCCAGAGTTTTCAAGTGAGGTTAACTTAAAAAGAAATATTCACGCTTTTTACGGTCAATTTTCAGGAAAAAATGGCAAATGGGATTATACTGCTGGCGCAAGAGTTGAGGTTATGGATAGAACCTTGGAACTGAAAGATAAAGCAAATACAATAGATGAAACATTCAAATTTGATTTCACAAAACTTTACCCATCGGCATCTGTACAATATAGTATCAATGAAAAAACAAACATAAAAGCAGCTTATAGCAAACGTGTAGAAAGGACATCTACTTTTCAAATGAATCCTTTTCCAGAACGTGAACATTCTGAAACTTTAGAACAAGGAGACCCAGAACTTAGACCCGAATTTATCGATTTGGTCGAATTGAGCATAAATAAAAAATTAAAAAGAGGTAATTCTATTTTTGCGACTGGTTATTATAGAAATGTGAAAAATGTAGTAAATAGAGTAAACACCATATTTAACGACACTATTTTAAATAGAATTTACTCAAATGTAGGTGATGCCAAAACCATTGGACTAGAATTAGGAGCGCAATTAAAACCTACTAAAAACTGGAGCAATTTTATTGGAACTAATATCTATAGCTATCAAATTGACGGAGAATTTGATAATAGACCAATCAACGCTAAGGCAACTGTATATTCAATCAATTTAAATTCAACTTACAGTTTTTGGGAAAATGCATCATTGCAATTTACGTTTAACTACCTCTCTGAAAGAATAACAGCTCAAGGAGAAGATTCTAGGTTTTATTCCCCAAATTTGACTTTTCAAAAATCATTTCTGGAGAGTAGATTAACAGCGACCCTACAATGGCAAAATATTGATTTGGGAATGCTAAATACGAACGAACAGCGCATTACTACATTTAGAACAAATGAATTCTTTACAACCACGAATTATATTTATGAAGTGGATATGGTATTCCTAAATCTTTCATACACGTTTAAAAATGGAAAAAATAAATCAAAATTTATTGATAGTGAATTTAGTAAAAGAGAGTTTTAA
- a CDS encoding arylsulfatase produces the protein MKKRPQKSFSYFIILTVFCFQQSVFSQNYNLNFGLRQPQDSSISPVPQAKAQLTELRQKNEVQATLEQVSEKTTPPNIILILTDDQGWGDLSMTGNTNLSTPNIDQLASDGVFLERFYVSPVCSPTRAELLTGRYHVRGGVWSTGAGGERLDLDETTIAEIFKNAGYSTAAYGKWHNGMQAPYHPNSRGFDDYYGFCSGHWGNYYNPMLEHNGEIVKGNGFIIDDFTQHGIEFMEKNRNKPFFLYLPFNTPHSPMQVPDRFWENFKDKELEMFNRDKGKEDIPFTKAALAMCENIDWNVGRITKKVEELGLSENTIIIYLSDNGPNGVRWNDGMKGKKGSTDEGGVRSPMIMKWQGTLKAGKKVRQITSAIDLLPTLADLAGIQFETQKPIDGISIKPLLLDENPNWDERIIYNYWKGKTSLRTQKFRLDSQNKLYDMENDLGQCTDVSDKFPEIHKNLFAAKEKWVNNVASELDEKAVRSFPIGHPSVFQTQLPARDAIGHGKIKRSNIWPNSSYLLNWTSINDKITFDAEVLTEGVYEVDLFYTCSQKDIGSTVELSFKSSKINFKINEVFDPPLLKNDDVYPRGEGFVKEFKRIKVGAIHLEKGTGILTLKATDVPGSQVMDFRLLLLKKL, from the coding sequence ATGAAAAAAAGACCACAAAAATCATTTAGCTACTTCATAATCTTGACCGTTTTCTGCTTCCAACAATCGGTTTTTTCACAGAATTATAATTTGAATTTTGGATTGCGTCAACCGCAGGATTCTTCAATTTCTCCAGTACCGCAAGCTAAAGCTCAACTAACGGAACTTAGACAAAAAAATGAAGTTCAAGCGACCTTGGAACAAGTAAGTGAAAAGACAACACCACCCAACATTATTCTGATTTTAACTGATGATCAGGGTTGGGGGGATCTAAGCATGACCGGAAACACAAACCTCTCTACTCCAAACATTGATCAACTAGCTAGTGACGGAGTTTTCTTGGAGAGGTTTTATGTGAGCCCAGTTTGCTCGCCAACCCGCGCCGAATTATTAACCGGTCGTTATCATGTTCGTGGTGGTGTTTGGTCTACCGGAGCAGGTGGCGAACGATTGGATTTAGATGAAACAACCATTGCCGAAATTTTCAAAAATGCTGGGTACTCAACTGCTGCCTATGGGAAATGGCACAATGGAATGCAGGCACCTTACCATCCCAACTCAAGAGGCTTCGACGATTATTATGGATTTTGTTCAGGTCACTGGGGAAATTATTACAACCCGATGTTGGAGCACAATGGGGAAATTGTAAAAGGAAATGGTTTTATAATAGACGATTTCACGCAACACGGAATCGAGTTTATGGAAAAAAACAGAAACAAGCCTTTCTTTTTGTATTTACCTTTTAATACGCCCCACTCGCCCATGCAGGTTCCCGATAGATTTTGGGAGAATTTCAAAGACAAAGAATTAGAAATGTTTAATCGTGATAAAGGCAAAGAAGACATACCATTTACAAAGGCTGCCTTAGCCATGTGCGAAAATATCGATTGGAATGTGGGACGAATTACAAAAAAAGTGGAGGAATTAGGTTTGTCTGAAAACACCATCATTATTTATTTATCGGATAATGGCCCAAACGGAGTGCGTTGGAACGATGGAATGAAAGGCAAAAAAGGTTCAACCGATGAAGGAGGGGTGCGCTCGCCAATGATAATGAAATGGCAAGGCACTCTTAAAGCTGGTAAAAAAGTAAGACAAATTACCAGTGCAATTGACCTTTTACCAACTTTAGCTGATTTAGCCGGAATTCAGTTTGAAACACAAAAACCAATTGATGGAATTAGTATAAAACCATTACTATTAGATGAAAACCCAAATTGGGACGAACGAATTATTTACAATTACTGGAAAGGAAAAACCAGCCTTCGAACTCAGAAATTTCGTTTAGATTCTCAAAACAAATTATACGATATGGAAAACGATCTGGGACAATGCACCGATGTCTCCGATAAATTTCCCGAAATTCATAAGAACTTGTTCGCTGCAAAAGAAAAATGGGTAAACAATGTGGCTTCGGAGTTAGACGAAAAAGCCGTTCGCTCGTTTCCAATTGGTCATCCCAGCGTGTTTCAAACTCAACTTCCAGCGCGCGATGCCATTGGCCACGGGAAAATAAAACGTTCAAATATTTGGCCTAATAGTTCGTATCTATTAAACTGGACTTCAATAAACGATAAGATTACTTTCGATGCTGAAGTTTTAACGGAAGGCGTCTATGAAGTTGATCTTTTTTATACGTGTTCTCAAAAGGATATTGGTTCTACTGTCGAATTAAGTTTCAAAAGCTCTAAAATTAACTTTAAAATTAATGAGGTATTCGATCCTCCACTACTAAAAAATGACGATGTTTATCCGCGTGGCGAAGGATTTGTGAAAGAATTTAAGCGTATAAAAGTTGGCGCTATTCATCTTGAAAAAGGAACTGGAATATTGACATTAAAAGCTACTGACGTTCCTGGTTCTCAGGTAATGGATTTTAGGTTATTGTTGCTAAAGAAGCTGTAA